The sequence GGTCCAACCCTGCGACTACCTCGATCAGGTGAGCCCCGACTCTGGTACACCGGACCTTGTAGTCAGTATTGGAGTGGCCCGTGTATGATATGAGACATGTTTCAGGCTGGGGCTCTCGCCAATCGGACTTGGTTTCCGCACGAGAAGAGGTGAGCTCGTAgagatttatttacaaattcaaagttatatataaaagtaattatattgtGCTTTGTAACAGACAAAACCGGTGCCGATCTGGCTGTGCGTGCTGCTGGTATCGTCGTACATAGTTGCGGGCACGTTCCTCTTCAAGCGTTGGGAGGGGTGGGCCTATTTGGACGCTGCTTACTTCTGCTTTATTACCCTCACCACGATAGGGTTCGGTGACTTTGTCCCGGCACAGGGCGCGGCGGCTTCAGCGTCGGCAGCGTCGGACGCCGTTCACTCCATAGCCTTGTGTTCCTTGTACCTGCTGTTCGGCATTGCGCTATTGGCGATGTCCTTCAACTTGGTGCAGGAACAGGTGCGCGCCAACGTGGCCGCTCTCGCCACGCGGCTTGGCATTATTAAGCCGCGCGACACCGACTACTGAACAACACCTACATGTTGGATTCTTCATTAAATTGAATCCTAACTAATAAGATATGGTATTATAACACAACACACAATCGTCAATCAGGTTGCGCTATGTAAAAAACTGCCGAGAAACGATATGATGTcccaaatttataaattatcacTTCATTTCGTCGTGTATAAGTGGTAGTAAGGGGGAATCATTTTCTGCACTTTGACGCACATTAGCTCCGTTGTgaacgcacaacggacctaaTGTTTAACGAACAGTGTTTAGTGGTTAATGTTCTcatgtatatgttttttaatataatatcaatgAAAGTGACGACACTTGATatacaattgtaaataattaaataatttatttattaattatttagtgtAGATTGACGTACTTATGATTGCATTTCAACCTTCTGAAGCATTTATGTTATCATGATGATAACGATATGTTAATTCATACGGATACGCAATTAATAGAGGccaataaagataaatagcCAGTTATATCGTCGACGCGAATAtgctttgttttaaaatgattacatatacatacaaggtatattattataggcgAAAAAAGGAAGTAAATAACTATTATGGAATGTTGCTTCATAATTCACAATAATATCTACcttttatcattaattaaaacgGTCCGTACAAATTGCcagtgtaaaatattttatgggtgtgtgtgtgtgttattaaaatattcgtttaagtagttttttgttttacccTTTTCTCTTTTTCCTGTttacttttagtttttgtgAAATATTTGAAACCTATACACCGTATACTATATCCGCGTCTCGGTTAATACCGAATCTGAAGCGCCGGACGGAAAATGACGAACGTACGTACGACGAACATAGAATATAGTTATTTGTGGTGGGCTCCTAAAAAGATGTTtcttttacaatacaataaatatttacaatacaataaacactAAAATCTACCTAACCACCTACTTCTAGACcacattatatttatgtgaGCCATTTTTCTTGccgcgtaatttttaattctaacTAAGTCGCAGGATAAAGTTATcacattgtatttataaagtaGCATTATTCATGTAAACACAGAATGGAACAATTGGAGCGGAGTTTACTACTAATCGAAGTCCGCGCGATCGAAAGACATGCTATATGTAAGTAAAAGTGTGTGGCCCATGCTCCGTTGGTATGATAAGGTTACGGGAAAAAATGTTCACTAatcttaaaaatgaaaatgatcTCGTACTGTATTTACCATACTATCGTGATTCTAGAAATCGGTAAAAACACAagtctaaaataattatatttcccaaatgttagataatttttattcgtCTATCAATAATACTTTGTGAaggttattaaaatgtttttgataatttacttATCATTGCGATTAGTTAACCGGTGCCTTTCAGTACCGAAAAAACGCAGAACACGACATGTCCGCTGGCGAGAGGTCCGAGATGGCCGAGAGGGGCGGGAAACCGGTGGACCTGGACACGATTCTTGTTGACGAGGTGGGGCAGTTCGGAGCATATCAGATAACGACGCTACTGCTCGCAGCGTTGCCTGTCATTTTTTCCGCGTTTGCCTCCGGCGAGTATATTTTTACCACCGCCCGCGTACCCAGTAGGTGTGTTATCCCTCAATGCGACACCGCCACACCGGAGTATGCACCGTCCTGGATACTCAATGCCGTGCCGGGTACGAGTGTTACGAACTTCGACAACTGCGCCCGGTTTGTTAACAGCTCGGTCCAGGCGGCCACAGAGGCGCAATGCCCGGCCGAGTGGTTCGATCGCTCGCGCACCGAGTCTTGCCAGGGCTATGTCTACGAGAACACGCTCAGCGTCGTCTACGATGTGAGTTTATTTGCCTATATACAACTCAATGTCGCAATAGTCAATTATCCTTTTATTACTTTTCTTTAGTTCGATATGGCGTGCGATGAGTGGCGGCGTTCACTGATAGGCACCATTCGTACGGTGGGAACTCTTTTGGTCCTACCGATAACGGGCTACGTGTCGGACCGCTGGGGGCGTCGGGTGGCGCTCACGCTCAACGCCTTCAACACCGGCTGGATTGGCCTCGTGCGCTCCTTCGTTCACTCCTACGAATGGTTCCTGGCTCTCGAAGTGTTAGAGTCGACCGTCGGCGCCGGCGCTTACTCTTCTTGCTACATTCTCGGTGAGCTCACGTTCACCCGCATTCACTTTGTTTATTCGTTGTGCTCGATTCGACTAAAATGGCTCCAACTATTTTTGTGTCTGCAGTGACCGAGCTCGTCGGACCCGGCTACCGGGTGATCGCAGGCGCCACCATGTCGACGATGTTCGCGCTCGGCCAAGTATTTCTCGGCCTGATCGCGTGGGGCGTACCCTCGTGGCGTCCACTTACGCAGGTGATCTATGCGCCACAGCTACTCGTCGTTACCTACTTTTGGATCCTCTCTGAGTCAGTTCGTTGGCTGCTGAGCAAAGGAAAGTTTGAAGAAGCCGAAGAAATTCTCAAAAAAGTAGCAAAACGAAACAGACGAGAACTGTCTGATAAGTCACTCGAAGCGCTGCGGGAGAGTGCCGAACGCGAGAAGCTTACGCCACCTCCGGCTGAGGCCTGGCTGCCCTTGCAAGTACTGCGCTCGCGTGTTATTCTATCGCGTTGTCTTGTGGCGCCCGTGTGGTGGATTACAAATACTCTTGTATACTACGGAATGTCTATCAACGCCGTTAACCTGTCAGGCAACCGGTATCTCAATTACGTGTCAGTCGCAGCTGTTGAGATTCCAGGCTATTGGACGGCTATTCTCCTGTTAGACCGCGTCGGCCGCAAGCCCGTCCTCATCGTAGCCTACACGTTCTGCGCCGCCTGCCAATTCACCTTCGCTTTTCTACCGGAAGGTttgcttgtttttttttgattgATTTGCATCACAGCAAAGTTAAAGAGGTTATTTTATGACTAtgtaaattatgatttatataaatgagtGATCTGGTCTTGTTCATAGATGCAGGCAGCGGTGCTTCGCTTGCAGTGTACTTGCTAGGTAAGTACAGCATCGCGGTGGTGATGACATCTGTGTACGTGTACACGGCTGAACTATTCCCTACACGGCACCGCCACTCGTTGTTTGCTTTTGCATCAATGGTCGGGCGGTTGGGCTCTATCACGGCGCCGCTGACACCAGCACTGGCTCAGGAAGTATGGGAGCCATTTCCGTCCGTATTGTTTGGGTCATTTGCGCTAGCATCGGCCGCACTGATCCTCACCACGCCAGAGACTCTGGGCACTACGCTGCCTGACACTATGGCCGACGCTGAAAACCTCGCAACTAAGCGCTAAGCGTCTGTAAGTTttggtaattataataaaggcTAGTCAAGGGTAGGGAAATTAAACCTCCATCAAATACTTGATTCACTAAAAGTCACTGACTTTACATAAACTGTATCAACAGAATAAGTGAAATGAGCAATGCACATGCGCGCTTATGTTAAGATTCTtaagaaaatgtttatatatttaattaaaaatgtaaatgagcagtaaaaatacaaacagaatttaattaaacaaatataatattacagcTTAAAAGCTTACAGCTCGCCCTTTTCTGACAATGTTTGCGTCTCAAAAAGCACCTTACGATTTAAACTATTGTAacatgtaaaatttatgtaaaattgcaattttaattctaGAATGATATCAAATGTTGATATTGAATGATACTCAGGTAACACTGAcaatgtttagaaaatgaaaaaatgtaaaaCGTACACGAAATCAACTCGGGCGGGAGTTggatcaaaatataatatgatataaagtattcaatatatcatattttattttaataaactaaaacattcccaatataatattgtgaatgatgtttttgttatacaagcctaattaattaattgaatattattaaacatggTTTGTGCAATTATTTGTCCACTGGTTAACTGAAATCTTCAACGAATCAAAGTCATTCATTTATAGCAAATTATAATCTCGACATCTTCGAAGTCGGAAACAGGGCATCGCCGTCTTGTTTCTCATCTCCgtcgatattttaaaaatttatttataatcacaCTTTCTAATCTCAAAATACCCCAACtcgttaattttatatttttagcgtCTCAGATATCTTGATCAACATCACTTTTCGGTTAtcctaaattattttgtggtcattttaaatgttttcgtcaatgctttattaccttacTCAAAATAGTAGGAGAGCCGGCACCAATTTTTGGGTAGGTATTTGAGGGAAGCTGAAAACTTGTCACATACCTCTCCTATTATATTCCAACACGGAATTGCAGACCTGGCTGGTGAGTAGCGGGGCTAAATCAACccctacatttttaaaaatattaatttttttttcccaaaaaatatgtttgaggcaatacgcaatttatatattatgttgcagtgtaatacttaataaatacgaaaaaaaataagccagACAATTTAATCGGGGTTGTAACATTACCAGACGCGTGCAAAAAATGTttgcaaaaaattataaaaaatgtttttgaggcagcttgaaattttaatggagtgttatttataactataaaagtTTTCAGCTTGCTTCAAATACCTACCCAAAAATTGGTGCCAGCTCTCGGACCAAAATATGATAAGTTTCTTCACTAAAATATCACATAATAATAGAACGACATTACTCTTACTAAAAGTAGTTTCGCCATCTATCCATCCATTCCATCTTTGCCAACGAACTTTTCAATATATACACATGTAcccttttttcttctttattgaCGCAAAGTATACTTTAAGGTTTTTTCGAAACCAGACAGATCTTTACGACACTTTAAACAATTTCAGGTGAGGTGCTAGACAATAGACATCAACTtttcgtattaaaaaaaaaaaaattggttgtttgtaaagtaggtttacgatcgagatgtttacgtgataacgtcttattggtgatataagtttttgggaagtaaggaattaatgaagataacaattttttcaaattttaaattacatctatcgttttattcacacttttgatgataaatttcgggtgtaaaatgacaagtttacttattcgactatgatatacatttttcttcatacattcacggaatgactggcagcgctcgagatgagacgggagatcggtccgtctctctctcgttatacctgcgatcgcgctcgtgaggttttggtgtgacacaagtttctgaacatgtcacccgactaaaacgattttaaagacgttatcacgtcaaaaaaaacaaaacaaaaaaaaaatactaagttactggaaaaataaatcatatttattcatacgGATATCCGTATGAATAGACGCagcctatttttaatttgtcgttggttttataaataagaatattatgtATCGTGAAATTTGCActagttttaataaacttttatgaAATGGTTAGAACAATAACTGCTTTGGATTAATCTTCCTTTGTACGATCGCTACATTTTCcggataaagaaaataatatgttgtCTCGCCACTGACTTAAATTTACTTATctgattaaaaaattttatgCCCGATCATGAACCTTTTTTGCTgattattatagtaaaatgGCGAATAAgaagtaaacaaaacattaGGTCTGTCAAGGGTCTGTCAAGTGGGAGCATAGCACATCTGACGGACAACTTCAACCGAGTATATAAcgttttaaatgaaacaattatctagtaaataataagattCCGACATTGGCTGCGGTGCAGTGTGTGTTCGGTGTCACGAACGCCACTATGGGCTCCTTCTACGTGGGGTTGCTGCTACTGATGGTATTGAACATGATTTTGCGATCTGAAGAAGCACAGTCCACTTTTAACTCTAGCAGTGAGTTTGACGAGGAAGAGAGTGACTCTGTTGCTTACATGGTACCTACACGCAAAGTACACCTTTCTAgtatgtgaataaataaatcagttttactTATAAACTGCTTTTACGCCTACCAACTTAGAATAAAAACCGCCAGAGAATAAAATGTAGACTATGCTTAATATGTTATCGCTCGAGGTTGTGGGATTAGCGAGAGAAAAATATGCGGTAAGATCTAAAAACATTGACCTGGCCGAAAGGCGAATATGAAGCAGTTTAAAGTTTGAGGTTTTAAGCGAAGTATGTTCACCGCCATTTATATGGCCATTTTaggttttgttatataaaagcaTTAAAACCGCTCGTCTCCGGCAATAATGAATTGGTAGTGGCTTATTCTATGATATGAGAGATCTTTTGAgacacttttaatttaatttagacgTTTTAAAGCCTCTTTCCGTGAACGGCAGATAATAGTTGAGCACGGGGAGGGACAGCGATGTGCGGGCTCTCTCGTCTCGCTGCGCACGGCGCTGTCAAGTGCGCGATGCCTGCGGCTTAGCACCCCGCGCGCCACGCTCTGGGCGTTGGCGGCGGCGCTGGTCGTAGGCCACGGAACGGTGCGTGCTGCGGATGGAGCTCGGCGTGTAATTCGGGTGGCGTACGCCGGCACCGACTCCGCCGATCCCGCCAACGACTTAGCTCTCCTCGCCATCGACGAGCCGTTCGGCGAAAGCGCGCAGTCGCGTCCAATCCTTATGGCGACAGCGGCGGGCGTGTGTGACGCGGCGCAGGATTGCAATGCGGTGCGCGCACTGTCTCGGAACAACGCGCACGGCGCGCAGGCTTTGCTCTTGCGCGTGATTAGCGTGCACCGGGCACCACACGCCGTATGTAACGCGCGCGTGCCTCACTGGGCCGCTCTCAAAGACCGTTCGCTTTGCCTGAAAGGAGAAACACTCTGCGAGGCAAGTAATGTTGTACTGTTTTCAAAAGTAGAAGAATTTTAGCTTTATTTCCgttcattttaacttacaaaTTTGATAAATGGCTTGGAAATGGTAATATACAGAACAAGTATATTTTAAGTGGTCTACATAGAACGATGTGGGCGGTGGTGTTGTGTGTGCCGGCCTGCTTTGCGGCGTACTCAGCGCGGTGGGTGCGAACAAAGCGGCGGACGAAAGGTGCGGTGATACATTTGGAGCGCTGACTGTAGCGCGTTGGCGTCGCTTTTTGCATTGTGCCCACACACAGCGACTGTGCGGCAGGTGATGAGTACcgcatttaaattattaatgaagaGGCACAAAGTAAAAGTGTCGGTTGGTAGTGTAATACTTAactcatttttttatactcaCACAGAGGTGACTGTGCGTCATTATGCACGGAGTACTGGTTAGACGGCTCCGACGAGTCCTCTCCGGCCGCATCACTTGGCTCACCCATTCAGACTCTCGTGGAAGATGTTAATCACGCTCTGACAGCGCCAGTTCGTTCATCATCACATTACAACAGTATGTGCAAATTTAttcgtttatttattgattcatCAGCAACAAAATGTGATATTAAAGTCACTAATATTGAAAGAGAATCGAGGGAGTGGTACAGCTACTGTGGTGGGAGTGGTGGCTACAGCGTCTGCTGACGAATACTTATAATATCTTATTTTAGAACTTGAGAGGAAGGCTACGCAGCTTTTCGTAACAGACCACAACAGTGGAAGCACTAGCAGCCCTATGAGTACTGGCAGAAGTACAAGCAGCCGCGCTGCCGTTCAGGCGAGCCCTACGCTGCGACTTCTCTCACGCACGCCGCTCATTTATGAACTCAGGCCTTCTGCTGACTTTGAACCCAATCGAGCCGATTTTAAGGTAAATATTTCTAAACCTGCTCCGTCGTTGCATTAACTATACTACAATACTAACGGAAGAGTGATCAAGAAtacgatgaaaattgaaaAGGTTTGATTCCAATTGATTGTTGAGCTATCGTACACTCACGGAGAATTACATGAGTTATAAGCAGGTAACCTTGTTTACTTGATTATGAAC is a genomic window of Pieris napi chromosome 2, ilPieNapi1.2, whole genome shotgun sequence containing:
- the LOC125061861 gene encoding solute carrier family 22 member 13-like isoform X2; protein product: MACDEWRRSLIGTIRTVGTLLVLPITGYVSDRWGRRVALTLNAFNTGWIGLVRSFVHSYEWFLALEVLESTVGAGAYSSCYILVTELVGPGYRVIAGATMSTMFALGQVFLGLIAWGVPSWRPLTQVIYAPQLLVVTYFWILSESVRWLLSKGKFEEAEEILKKVAKRNRRELSDKSLEALRESAEREKLTPPPAEAWLPLQVLRSRVILSRCLVAPVWWITNTLVYYGMSINAVNLSGNRYLNYVSVAAVEIPGYWTAILLLDRVGRKPVLIVAYTFCAACQFTFAFLPEDAGSGASLAVYLLGKYSIAVVMTSVYVYTAELFPTRHRHSLFAFASMVGRLGSITAPLTPALAQEVWEPFPSVLFGSFALASAALILTTPETLGTTLPDTMADAENLATKR
- the LOC125061861 gene encoding organic cation transporter protein-like isoform X1, coding for MSAGERSEMAERGGKPVDLDTILVDEVGQFGAYQITTLLLAALPVIFSAFASGEYIFTTARVPSRCVIPQCDTATPEYAPSWILNAVPGTSVTNFDNCARFVNSSVQAATEAQCPAEWFDRSRTESCQGYVYENTLSVVYDFDMACDEWRRSLIGTIRTVGTLLVLPITGYVSDRWGRRVALTLNAFNTGWIGLVRSFVHSYEWFLALEVLESTVGAGAYSSCYILVTELVGPGYRVIAGATMSTMFALGQVFLGLIAWGVPSWRPLTQVIYAPQLLVVTYFWILSESVRWLLSKGKFEEAEEILKKVAKRNRRELSDKSLEALRESAEREKLTPPPAEAWLPLQVLRSRVILSRCLVAPVWWITNTLVYYGMSINAVNLSGNRYLNYVSVAAVEIPGYWTAILLLDRVGRKPVLIVAYTFCAACQFTFAFLPEDAGSGASLAVYLLGKYSIAVVMTSVYVYTAELFPTRHRHSLFAFASMVGRLGSITAPLTPALAQEVWEPFPSVLFGSFALASAALILTTPETLGTTLPDTMADAENLATKR